One stretch of Epinephelus lanceolatus isolate andai-2023 chromosome 15, ASM4190304v1, whole genome shotgun sequence DNA includes these proteins:
- the ctsl.1 gene encoding cathepsin L.1 produces the protein MKLLLLVVAAALAVASCATISLEDLEFHAWKLKFGRSYNSPSEEAQRKEIWLNNRRLVLVHNIMADQGIKSYRLGMTYFADMENEEYRRLISQGCLGSFNASLPRRGSTFFRLPEGADLPNTVDWRDKGYVTDIKDQKQCGSCWAFSATGSLEGQNFRKTGKLVSLSEQQLVDCSGDYGNMGCMGGLMDNAFRYIIANGGIDTEDSYPYEAEDGQCRYNPDHIGAKCTGYVDVTPGDEDALKEAVATIGPVSVAIDAGHASFQLYKSGIYDEPECSSSDLDHGVLAVGYGTENGQDYWIVKNSWGLGWGDKGYIKMTRNKHNQCGIATASSYPLV, from the exons atgaagctgctgctgctggttgttgctgctgctctggCTGTGGCCAGTTGCGCCACCATCTCTCTGGAAGACCTGGAGTTCCACGCCTGGAAACTCAAGTTTG GAAGGTCCTACAACTCTCCGTCAGAGGAGGCTCAACGCAAGGAAATCTGGCTCAACAACCGCAGACTGGTGCTGGTGCACAACATCATGGCAGATCAGGGTATCAAGTCCTACCGGCTCGGCATGACCTACTTTGCCGACATG GAAAACGAAGAGTACAGACGCCTGATTTCCCAGGGCTGCTTGGGCTCCTTCAATGCCTCTCTGCCTCGCCGCGGCTCTACTTTCTTCCGGCTACCCGAAGGAGCTGATCTGCCCAACACTGTTGACTGGAGGGACAAGGGATACGTCACTGATATCAAGGATCAGAAGCAGTGTGGCTCCTGCTGGGCCTTCAGTGCG ACTGGCTCACTGGAGGGCCAGAACTTCAGGAAGACAGGAAAGCTGGTGTCTCTGAGTGAGCAGCAGCTGGTTGACTGCTCCGGCGACTACGGCAACATGGGTTGCATGGGAGGCCTGATGGACAATGCCTTCAGGTACATCATAGCCAACGGAGGGATAGACACAGAGGACTCCTACCCTTATGAGGCTGag GATGGCCAGTGCCGTTACAACCCTGACCACATTGGTGCCAAATGCACAGGCTACGTTGACGTGACACCAGGCGATGAAGATGCCCTGAAGGAGGCCGTGGCCACCATTGGACCTGTGTCTGTAGCCATTGATGCCGGTCATGCATCCTTCCAGCTGTATAAATCAG GAATTTATGATGAGCCAGAGTGCAGCAGCTCAGACCTGGACCATGGTGTCCTGGCTGTGGGTTATGGCACTGAGAACGGACAGGACTACTGGATCGTCAAGAACAG CTGGGGTCTAGGATGGGGAGACAAGGGATACATCAAGATGACCAGGAACAAACACAACCAGTGTGGCATTGCTACTGCATCCAGCTACCCGCTGGTCTGA